A window from Manis javanica isolate MJ-LG chromosome 10, MJ_LKY, whole genome shotgun sequence encodes these proteins:
- the RAB26 gene encoding ras-related protein Rab-26 isoform X5, whose amino-acid sequence MSRKKTPKGKGASAPAASALPAANGPRPALPGTARPGPGTPHNAPPQPGRPPVGSGGDFYDVAFKLSDPGSGCPASGKACPWPLPPAGRTNKGSRVMLVGDSGVGKTCLLVRFKDGAFLAGTFISTVGIDFRNKVLDVDGMKVKLSGTQLARSVSAVSLTPTTVTHMHCCCSMMSPTRPPSTTSSFPHQAWLAEIQEYAQHDVVLMLLGNKVDSAQERVVKREDGEKLAKEYGLPFMETSAKTGLNVDLAFIAIAKELQQRSTKAPSGACFQLHDYVKRERRGASCCRP is encoded by the exons ATGTCCAGGAAGAAGACCCCCAAAGGCAAGGGGGCCAGCGCTCCCGCTGCCTCCGCGCTGCCCGCAGCCAATGGGCCCCGGCCGGCTCTCCCCGGGACTGCGCGCCCCGGCCCCGGAACGCCGCACAACGCGCCCCCGCAGCCCGGCCGGCCCCCAGTTGGCAGCGGCGGCGACTTCTACGACGTCGCCTTCAAG CTGTCAGACCCAGGTTCAGGATGCCCAGCGTCTGGCaaggcctgcccctggcccctgcccccagctggcAGGACCAACAAGGGGTCCCGT GTCATGCTGGTGGGGGACTCAGGAGTGGGGAAGACCTGCCTGCTTGTGCGCTTCAAGGATGGGGCTTTCCTGGCAGGGACCTTCATCTCCACCGTGGGCATCGACTTCAGG AACAAAGTTCTGGACGTGGATGGCATGAAGGTGAAGCT ATCTGGGACACAGCTGGCCAGGAGCGTTTCCGCAGTGTCACTCACGCCTACTACCGTGACGCACATG cactGCTGCTGCTCTATGATGTCACCAACAAGGCCTCCTTCGACAACATCCAG CTTCCCCCACCAGGCCTGGCTGGCTGAGATCCAGGAGTACGCCCAGCACGACGTGGTGCTCATGCTGCTCGGCAACAAG GTGGACTCTGCTCAGGAGCGTGTGGTCAAGAGGGAAGATGGGGAGAAGCTAGCCAAG GAGTATGGGCTGCCCTTCATGGAGACAAGCGCCAAAACAGGGCTCAATGTGGACTTGGCCTTCATAGCCATAGCAAA GGAGTTGCAGCAGCGCTCCACGAAGGCCCCCAGTGGGGCTTGCTTCCAGCTGCATGACTATGTCAAGAGGGAGCGCCGAGGGGCCTCGTGCTGCAGACCCTGA
- the RAB26 gene encoding ras-related protein Rab-26 isoform X1 produces the protein MSRKKTPKGKGASAPAASALPAANGPRPALPGTARPGPGTPHNAPPQPGRPPVGSGGDFYDVAFKLSDPGSGCPASGKACPWPLPPAGRTNKGSRVMLVGDSGVGKTCLLVRFKDGAFLAGTFISTVGIDFRNKVLDVDGMKVKLSGTQLARSVSAVSLTPTTVTHMHCCCSMMSPTRPPSTTSSFPHQAWLAEIQEYAQHDVVLMLLGNKVDSAQERVVKREDGEKLAKEYGLPFMETSAKTGLNVDLAFIAIANSSVWPKTQHQYQEDGTAPPPPTHNQAGRERIAGLFGTPTLSRTRGNLGG, from the exons ATGTCCAGGAAGAAGACCCCCAAAGGCAAGGGGGCCAGCGCTCCCGCTGCCTCCGCGCTGCCCGCAGCCAATGGGCCCCGGCCGGCTCTCCCCGGGACTGCGCGCCCCGGCCCCGGAACGCCGCACAACGCGCCCCCGCAGCCCGGCCGGCCCCCAGTTGGCAGCGGCGGCGACTTCTACGACGTCGCCTTCAAG CTGTCAGACCCAGGTTCAGGATGCCCAGCGTCTGGCaaggcctgcccctggcccctgcccccagctggcAGGACCAACAAGGGGTCCCGT GTCATGCTGGTGGGGGACTCAGGAGTGGGGAAGACCTGCCTGCTTGTGCGCTTCAAGGATGGGGCTTTCCTGGCAGGGACCTTCATCTCCACCGTGGGCATCGACTTCAGG AACAAAGTTCTGGACGTGGATGGCATGAAGGTGAAGCT ATCTGGGACACAGCTGGCCAGGAGCGTTTCCGCAGTGTCACTCACGCCTACTACCGTGACGCACATG cactGCTGCTGCTCTATGATGTCACCAACAAGGCCTCCTTCGACAACATCCAG CTTCCCCCACCAGGCCTGGCTGGCTGAGATCCAGGAGTACGCCCAGCACGACGTGGTGCTCATGCTGCTCGGCAACAAG GTGGACTCTGCTCAGGAGCGTGTGGTCAAGAGGGAAGATGGGGAGAAGCTAGCCAAG GAGTATGGGCTGCCCTTCATGGAGACAAGCGCCAAAACAGGGCTCAATGTGGACTTGGCCTTCATAGCCATAGCAAA TTCCTCAGTATGGCCCAAGACCCAACATCAGTACCAAGAAGATGGCACTGCCCCTCCTCCACCAACACACAACCAAGCTGGCAGAGAAAGAATCGCAGGGCTGTTTGGAACCCCAACACTGTCGAGGACACGCGGGAACCTAGGTGGTTAA
- the RAB26 gene encoding ras-related protein Rab-26 isoform X8 has protein sequence MSRKKTPKGKGASAPAASALPAANGPRPALPGTARPGPGTPHNAPPQPGRPPVGSGGDFYDVAFKLSDPGSGCPASGKACPWPLPPAGRTNKGSRVMLVGDSGVGKTCLLVRFKDGAFLAGTFISTVGIDFRNKVLDVDGMKVKLSGTQLARSVSAVSLTPTTVTHMHCCCSMMSPTRPPSTTSSFPHQAWLAEIQEYAQHDVVLMLLGNKFLSMAQDPTSVPRRWHCPSSTNTQPSWQRKNRRAVWNPNTVEDTREPRWLKTKTRTTRSGSQ, from the exons ATGTCCAGGAAGAAGACCCCCAAAGGCAAGGGGGCCAGCGCTCCCGCTGCCTCCGCGCTGCCCGCAGCCAATGGGCCCCGGCCGGCTCTCCCCGGGACTGCGCGCCCCGGCCCCGGAACGCCGCACAACGCGCCCCCGCAGCCCGGCCGGCCCCCAGTTGGCAGCGGCGGCGACTTCTACGACGTCGCCTTCAAG CTGTCAGACCCAGGTTCAGGATGCCCAGCGTCTGGCaaggcctgcccctggcccctgcccccagctggcAGGACCAACAAGGGGTCCCGT GTCATGCTGGTGGGGGACTCAGGAGTGGGGAAGACCTGCCTGCTTGTGCGCTTCAAGGATGGGGCTTTCCTGGCAGGGACCTTCATCTCCACCGTGGGCATCGACTTCAGG AACAAAGTTCTGGACGTGGATGGCATGAAGGTGAAGCT ATCTGGGACACAGCTGGCCAGGAGCGTTTCCGCAGTGTCACTCACGCCTACTACCGTGACGCACATG cactGCTGCTGCTCTATGATGTCACCAACAAGGCCTCCTTCGACAACATCCAG CTTCCCCCACCAGGCCTGGCTGGCTGAGATCCAGGAGTACGCCCAGCACGACGTGGTGCTCATGCTGCTCGGCAACAAG TTCCTCAGTATGGCCCAAGACCCAACATCAGTACCAAGAAGATGGCACTGCCCCTCCTCCACCAACACACAACCAAGCTGGCAGAGAAAGAATCGCAGGGCTGTTTGGAACCCCAACACTGTCGAGGACACGCGGGAACCTAGGTGGTTAAAAACCAAAACACGAACGACAAGAAGCGGTTCTCAGTGA
- the RAB26 gene encoding ras-related protein Rab-26 isoform X4: MSRKKTPKGKGASAPAASALPAANGPRPALPGTARPGPGTPHNAPPQPGRPPVGSGGDFYDVAFKLSDPGSGCPASGKACPWPLPPAGRTNKGSRVMLVGDSGVGKTCLLVRFKDGAFLAGTFISTVGIDFRNKVLDVDGMKVKLQIWDTAGQERFRSVTHAYYRDAHALLLLYDVTNKASFDNIQAWLAEIQEYAQHDVVLMLLGNKVDSAQERVVKREDGEKLAKFLSMAQDPTSVPRRWHCPSSTNTQPSWQRKNRRAVWNPNTVEDTREPRWLKTKTRTTRSGSQ; encoded by the exons ATGTCCAGGAAGAAGACCCCCAAAGGCAAGGGGGCCAGCGCTCCCGCTGCCTCCGCGCTGCCCGCAGCCAATGGGCCCCGGCCGGCTCTCCCCGGGACTGCGCGCCCCGGCCCCGGAACGCCGCACAACGCGCCCCCGCAGCCCGGCCGGCCCCCAGTTGGCAGCGGCGGCGACTTCTACGACGTCGCCTTCAAG CTGTCAGACCCAGGTTCAGGATGCCCAGCGTCTGGCaaggcctgcccctggcccctgcccccagctggcAGGACCAACAAGGGGTCCCGT GTCATGCTGGTGGGGGACTCAGGAGTGGGGAAGACCTGCCTGCTTGTGCGCTTCAAGGATGGGGCTTTCCTGGCAGGGACCTTCATCTCCACCGTGGGCATCGACTTCAGG AACAAAGTTCTGGACGTGGATGGCATGAAGGTGAAGCTGCAG ATCTGGGACACAGCTGGCCAGGAGCGTTTCCGCAGTGTCACTCACGCCTACTACCGTGACGCACATG cactGCTGCTGCTCTATGATGTCACCAACAAGGCCTCCTTCGACAACATCCAG GCCTGGCTGGCTGAGATCCAGGAGTACGCCCAGCACGACGTGGTGCTCATGCTGCTCGGCAACAAG GTGGACTCTGCTCAGGAGCGTGTGGTCAAGAGGGAAGATGGGGAGAAGCTAGCCAAG TTCCTCAGTATGGCCCAAGACCCAACATCAGTACCAAGAAGATGGCACTGCCCCTCCTCCACCAACACACAACCAAGCTGGCAGAGAAAGAATCGCAGGGCTGTTTGGAACCCCAACACTGTCGAGGACACGCGGGAACCTAGGTGGTTAAAAACCAAAACACGAACGACAAGAAGCGGTTCTCAGTGA
- the RAB26 gene encoding ras-related protein Rab-26 isoform X10 translates to MSRKKTPKGKGASAPAASALPAANGPRPALPGTARPGPGTPHNAPPQPGRPPVGSGGDFYDVAFKVMLVGDSGVGKTCLLVRFKDGAFLAGTFISTVGIDFRNKVLDVDGMKVKLQIWDTAGQERFRSVTHAYYRDAHALLLLYDVTNKASFDNIQAWLAEIQEYAQHDVVLMLLGNKVDSAQERVVKREDGEKLAKEYGLPFMETSAKTGLNVDLAFIAIAKELQQRSTKAPSGACFQLHDYVKRERRGASCCRP, encoded by the exons ATGTCCAGGAAGAAGACCCCCAAAGGCAAGGGGGCCAGCGCTCCCGCTGCCTCCGCGCTGCCCGCAGCCAATGGGCCCCGGCCGGCTCTCCCCGGGACTGCGCGCCCCGGCCCCGGAACGCCGCACAACGCGCCCCCGCAGCCCGGCCGGCCCCCAGTTGGCAGCGGCGGCGACTTCTACGACGTCGCCTTCAAG GTCATGCTGGTGGGGGACTCAGGAGTGGGGAAGACCTGCCTGCTTGTGCGCTTCAAGGATGGGGCTTTCCTGGCAGGGACCTTCATCTCCACCGTGGGCATCGACTTCAGG AACAAAGTTCTGGACGTGGATGGCATGAAGGTGAAGCTGCAG ATCTGGGACACAGCTGGCCAGGAGCGTTTCCGCAGTGTCACTCACGCCTACTACCGTGACGCACATG cactGCTGCTGCTCTATGATGTCACCAACAAGGCCTCCTTCGACAACATCCAG GCCTGGCTGGCTGAGATCCAGGAGTACGCCCAGCACGACGTGGTGCTCATGCTGCTCGGCAACAAG GTGGACTCTGCTCAGGAGCGTGTGGTCAAGAGGGAAGATGGGGAGAAGCTAGCCAAG GAGTATGGGCTGCCCTTCATGGAGACAAGCGCCAAAACAGGGCTCAATGTGGACTTGGCCTTCATAGCCATAGCAAA GGAGTTGCAGCAGCGCTCCACGAAGGCCCCCAGTGGGGCTTGCTTCCAGCTGCATGACTATGTCAAGAGGGAGCGCCGAGGGGCCTCGTGCTGCAGACCCTGA
- the RAB26 gene encoding ras-related protein Rab-26 isoform X9, whose protein sequence is MSRKKTPKGKGASAPAASALPAANGPRPALPGTARPGPGTPHNAPPQPGRPPVGSGGDFYDVAFKLSDPGSGCPASGKACPWPLPPAGRTNKGSRVMLVGDSGVGKTCLLVRFKDGAFLAGTFISTVGIDFRNKVLDVDGMKVKLQIWDTAGQERFRSVTHAYYRDAHALLLLYDVTNKASFDNIQAWLAEIQEYAQHDVVLMLLGNKFLSMAQDPTSVPRRWHCPSSTNTQPSWQRKNRRAVWNPNTVEDTREPRWLKTKTRTTRSGSQ, encoded by the exons ATGTCCAGGAAGAAGACCCCCAAAGGCAAGGGGGCCAGCGCTCCCGCTGCCTCCGCGCTGCCCGCAGCCAATGGGCCCCGGCCGGCTCTCCCCGGGACTGCGCGCCCCGGCCCCGGAACGCCGCACAACGCGCCCCCGCAGCCCGGCCGGCCCCCAGTTGGCAGCGGCGGCGACTTCTACGACGTCGCCTTCAAG CTGTCAGACCCAGGTTCAGGATGCCCAGCGTCTGGCaaggcctgcccctggcccctgcccccagctggcAGGACCAACAAGGGGTCCCGT GTCATGCTGGTGGGGGACTCAGGAGTGGGGAAGACCTGCCTGCTTGTGCGCTTCAAGGATGGGGCTTTCCTGGCAGGGACCTTCATCTCCACCGTGGGCATCGACTTCAGG AACAAAGTTCTGGACGTGGATGGCATGAAGGTGAAGCTGCAG ATCTGGGACACAGCTGGCCAGGAGCGTTTCCGCAGTGTCACTCACGCCTACTACCGTGACGCACATG cactGCTGCTGCTCTATGATGTCACCAACAAGGCCTCCTTCGACAACATCCAG GCCTGGCTGGCTGAGATCCAGGAGTACGCCCAGCACGACGTGGTGCTCATGCTGCTCGGCAACAAG TTCCTCAGTATGGCCCAAGACCCAACATCAGTACCAAGAAGATGGCACTGCCCCTCCTCCACCAACACACAACCAAGCTGGCAGAGAAAGAATCGCAGGGCTGTTTGGAACCCCAACACTGTCGAGGACACGCGGGAACCTAGGTGGTTAAAAACCAAAACACGAACGACAAGAAGCGGTTCTCAGTGA
- the RAB26 gene encoding ras-related protein Rab-26 isoform X3 — protein sequence MSRKKTPKGKGASAPAASALPAANGPRPALPGTARPGPGTPHNAPPQPGRPPVGSGGDFYDVAFKLSDPGSGCPASGKACPWPLPPAGRTNKGSRVMLVGDSGVGKTCLLVRFKDGAFLAGTFISTVGIDFRNKVLDVDGMKVKLSGTQLARSVSAVSLTPTTVTHMHCCCSMMSPTRPPSTTSSFPHQAWLAEIQEYAQHDVVLMLLGNKVDSAQERVVKREDGEKLAKFLSMAQDPTSVPRRWHCPSSTNTQPSWQRKNRRAVWNPNTVEDTREPRWLKTKTRTTRSGSQ from the exons ATGTCCAGGAAGAAGACCCCCAAAGGCAAGGGGGCCAGCGCTCCCGCTGCCTCCGCGCTGCCCGCAGCCAATGGGCCCCGGCCGGCTCTCCCCGGGACTGCGCGCCCCGGCCCCGGAACGCCGCACAACGCGCCCCCGCAGCCCGGCCGGCCCCCAGTTGGCAGCGGCGGCGACTTCTACGACGTCGCCTTCAAG CTGTCAGACCCAGGTTCAGGATGCCCAGCGTCTGGCaaggcctgcccctggcccctgcccccagctggcAGGACCAACAAGGGGTCCCGT GTCATGCTGGTGGGGGACTCAGGAGTGGGGAAGACCTGCCTGCTTGTGCGCTTCAAGGATGGGGCTTTCCTGGCAGGGACCTTCATCTCCACCGTGGGCATCGACTTCAGG AACAAAGTTCTGGACGTGGATGGCATGAAGGTGAAGCT ATCTGGGACACAGCTGGCCAGGAGCGTTTCCGCAGTGTCACTCACGCCTACTACCGTGACGCACATG cactGCTGCTGCTCTATGATGTCACCAACAAGGCCTCCTTCGACAACATCCAG CTTCCCCCACCAGGCCTGGCTGGCTGAGATCCAGGAGTACGCCCAGCACGACGTGGTGCTCATGCTGCTCGGCAACAAG GTGGACTCTGCTCAGGAGCGTGTGGTCAAGAGGGAAGATGGGGAGAAGCTAGCCAAG TTCCTCAGTATGGCCCAAGACCCAACATCAGTACCAAGAAGATGGCACTGCCCCTCCTCCACCAACACACAACCAAGCTGGCAGAGAAAGAATCGCAGGGCTGTTTGGAACCCCAACACTGTCGAGGACACGCGGGAACCTAGGTGGTTAAAAACCAAAACACGAACGACAAGAAGCGGTTCTCAGTGA
- the RAB26 gene encoding ras-related protein Rab-26 isoform X7 yields the protein MSRKKTPKGKGASAPAASALPAANGPRPALPGTARPGPGTPHNAPPQPGRPPVGSGGDFYDVAFKVMLVGDSGVGKTCLLVRFKDGAFLAGTFISTVGIDFRNKVLDVDGMKVKLSGTQLARSVSAVSLTPTTVTHMHCCCSMMSPTRPPSTTSSFPHQAWLAEIQEYAQHDVVLMLLGNKVDSAQERVVKREDGEKLAKEYGLPFMETSAKTGLNVDLAFIAIANSSVWPKTQHQYQEDGTAPPPPTHNQAGRERIAGLFGTPTLSRTRGNLGG from the exons ATGTCCAGGAAGAAGACCCCCAAAGGCAAGGGGGCCAGCGCTCCCGCTGCCTCCGCGCTGCCCGCAGCCAATGGGCCCCGGCCGGCTCTCCCCGGGACTGCGCGCCCCGGCCCCGGAACGCCGCACAACGCGCCCCCGCAGCCCGGCCGGCCCCCAGTTGGCAGCGGCGGCGACTTCTACGACGTCGCCTTCAAG GTCATGCTGGTGGGGGACTCAGGAGTGGGGAAGACCTGCCTGCTTGTGCGCTTCAAGGATGGGGCTTTCCTGGCAGGGACCTTCATCTCCACCGTGGGCATCGACTTCAGG AACAAAGTTCTGGACGTGGATGGCATGAAGGTGAAGCT ATCTGGGACACAGCTGGCCAGGAGCGTTTCCGCAGTGTCACTCACGCCTACTACCGTGACGCACATG cactGCTGCTGCTCTATGATGTCACCAACAAGGCCTCCTTCGACAACATCCAG CTTCCCCCACCAGGCCTGGCTGGCTGAGATCCAGGAGTACGCCCAGCACGACGTGGTGCTCATGCTGCTCGGCAACAAG GTGGACTCTGCTCAGGAGCGTGTGGTCAAGAGGGAAGATGGGGAGAAGCTAGCCAAG GAGTATGGGCTGCCCTTCATGGAGACAAGCGCCAAAACAGGGCTCAATGTGGACTTGGCCTTCATAGCCATAGCAAA TTCCTCAGTATGGCCCAAGACCCAACATCAGTACCAAGAAGATGGCACTGCCCCTCCTCCACCAACACACAACCAAGCTGGCAGAGAAAGAATCGCAGGGCTGTTTGGAACCCCAACACTGTCGAGGACACGCGGGAACCTAGGTGGTTAA
- the RAB26 gene encoding ras-related protein Rab-26 isoform X2: MSRKKTPKGKGASAPAASALPAANGPRPALPGTARPGPGTPHNAPPQPGRPPVGSGGDFYDVAFKLSDPGSGCPASGKACPWPLPPAGRTNKGSRVMLVGDSGVGKTCLLVRFKDGAFLAGTFISTVGIDFRNKVLDVDGMKVKLQIWDTAGQERFRSVTHAYYRDAHALLLLYDVTNKASFDNIQAWLAEIQEYAQHDVVLMLLGNKVDSAQERVVKREDGEKLAKEYGLPFMETSAKTGLNVDLAFIAIANSSVWPKTQHQYQEDGTAPPPPTHNQAGRERIAGLFGTPTLSRTRGNLGG; this comes from the exons ATGTCCAGGAAGAAGACCCCCAAAGGCAAGGGGGCCAGCGCTCCCGCTGCCTCCGCGCTGCCCGCAGCCAATGGGCCCCGGCCGGCTCTCCCCGGGACTGCGCGCCCCGGCCCCGGAACGCCGCACAACGCGCCCCCGCAGCCCGGCCGGCCCCCAGTTGGCAGCGGCGGCGACTTCTACGACGTCGCCTTCAAG CTGTCAGACCCAGGTTCAGGATGCCCAGCGTCTGGCaaggcctgcccctggcccctgcccccagctggcAGGACCAACAAGGGGTCCCGT GTCATGCTGGTGGGGGACTCAGGAGTGGGGAAGACCTGCCTGCTTGTGCGCTTCAAGGATGGGGCTTTCCTGGCAGGGACCTTCATCTCCACCGTGGGCATCGACTTCAGG AACAAAGTTCTGGACGTGGATGGCATGAAGGTGAAGCTGCAG ATCTGGGACACAGCTGGCCAGGAGCGTTTCCGCAGTGTCACTCACGCCTACTACCGTGACGCACATG cactGCTGCTGCTCTATGATGTCACCAACAAGGCCTCCTTCGACAACATCCAG GCCTGGCTGGCTGAGATCCAGGAGTACGCCCAGCACGACGTGGTGCTCATGCTGCTCGGCAACAAG GTGGACTCTGCTCAGGAGCGTGTGGTCAAGAGGGAAGATGGGGAGAAGCTAGCCAAG GAGTATGGGCTGCCCTTCATGGAGACAAGCGCCAAAACAGGGCTCAATGTGGACTTGGCCTTCATAGCCATAGCAAA TTCCTCAGTATGGCCCAAGACCCAACATCAGTACCAAGAAGATGGCACTGCCCCTCCTCCACCAACACACAACCAAGCTGGCAGAGAAAGAATCGCAGGGCTGTTTGGAACCCCAACACTGTCGAGGACACGCGGGAACCTAGGTGGTTAA
- the RAB26 gene encoding ras-related protein Rab-26 isoform X12: MSRKKTPKGKGASAPAASALPAANGPRPALPGTARPGPGTPHNAPPQPGRPPVGSGGDFYDVAFKNKVLDVDGMKVKLSGTQLARSVSAVSLTPTTVTHMHCCCSMMSPTRPPSTTSSFPHQAWLAEIQEYAQHDVVLMLLGNKVDSAQERVVKREDGEKLAKEYGLPFMETSAKTGLNVDLAFIAIANSSVWPKTQHQYQEDGTAPPPPTHNQAGRERIAGLFGTPTLSRTRGNLGG, encoded by the exons ATGTCCAGGAAGAAGACCCCCAAAGGCAAGGGGGCCAGCGCTCCCGCTGCCTCCGCGCTGCCCGCAGCCAATGGGCCCCGGCCGGCTCTCCCCGGGACTGCGCGCCCCGGCCCCGGAACGCCGCACAACGCGCCCCCGCAGCCCGGCCGGCCCCCAGTTGGCAGCGGCGGCGACTTCTACGACGTCGCCTTCAAG AACAAAGTTCTGGACGTGGATGGCATGAAGGTGAAGCT ATCTGGGACACAGCTGGCCAGGAGCGTTTCCGCAGTGTCACTCACGCCTACTACCGTGACGCACATG cactGCTGCTGCTCTATGATGTCACCAACAAGGCCTCCTTCGACAACATCCAG CTTCCCCCACCAGGCCTGGCTGGCTGAGATCCAGGAGTACGCCCAGCACGACGTGGTGCTCATGCTGCTCGGCAACAAG GTGGACTCTGCTCAGGAGCGTGTGGTCAAGAGGGAAGATGGGGAGAAGCTAGCCAAG GAGTATGGGCTGCCCTTCATGGAGACAAGCGCCAAAACAGGGCTCAATGTGGACTTGGCCTTCATAGCCATAGCAAA TTCCTCAGTATGGCCCAAGACCCAACATCAGTACCAAGAAGATGGCACTGCCCCTCCTCCACCAACACACAACCAAGCTGGCAGAGAAAGAATCGCAGGGCTGTTTGGAACCCCAACACTGTCGAGGACACGCGGGAACCTAGGTGGTTAA
- the RAB26 gene encoding ras-related protein Rab-26 isoform X13, giving the protein MSRKKTPKGKGASAPAASALPAANGPRPALPGTARPGPGTPHNAPPQPGRPPVGSGGDFYDVAFKNKVLDVDGMKVKLQIWDTAGQERFRSVTHAYYRDAHALLLLYDVTNKASFDNIQAWLAEIQEYAQHDVVLMLLGNKVDSAQERVVKREDGEKLAKEYGLPFMETSAKTGLNVDLAFIAIANSSVWPKTQHQYQEDGTAPPPPTHNQAGRERIAGLFGTPTLSRTRGNLGG; this is encoded by the exons ATGTCCAGGAAGAAGACCCCCAAAGGCAAGGGGGCCAGCGCTCCCGCTGCCTCCGCGCTGCCCGCAGCCAATGGGCCCCGGCCGGCTCTCCCCGGGACTGCGCGCCCCGGCCCCGGAACGCCGCACAACGCGCCCCCGCAGCCCGGCCGGCCCCCAGTTGGCAGCGGCGGCGACTTCTACGACGTCGCCTTCAAG AACAAAGTTCTGGACGTGGATGGCATGAAGGTGAAGCTGCAG ATCTGGGACACAGCTGGCCAGGAGCGTTTCCGCAGTGTCACTCACGCCTACTACCGTGACGCACATG cactGCTGCTGCTCTATGATGTCACCAACAAGGCCTCCTTCGACAACATCCAG GCCTGGCTGGCTGAGATCCAGGAGTACGCCCAGCACGACGTGGTGCTCATGCTGCTCGGCAACAAG GTGGACTCTGCTCAGGAGCGTGTGGTCAAGAGGGAAGATGGGGAGAAGCTAGCCAAG GAGTATGGGCTGCCCTTCATGGAGACAAGCGCCAAAACAGGGCTCAATGTGGACTTGGCCTTCATAGCCATAGCAAA TTCCTCAGTATGGCCCAAGACCCAACATCAGTACCAAGAAGATGGCACTGCCCCTCCTCCACCAACACACAACCAAGCTGGCAGAGAAAGAATCGCAGGGCTGTTTGGAACCCCAACACTGTCGAGGACACGCGGGAACCTAGGTGGTTAA
- the RAB26 gene encoding ras-related protein Rab-26 isoform X11 produces the protein MSRKKTPKGKGASAPAASALPAANGPRPALPGTARPGPGTPHNAPPQPGRPPVGSGGDFYDVAFKLSDPGSGCPASGKACPWPLPPAGRTNKGSRVMLVGDSGVGKTCLLVRFKDGAFLAGTFISTVGIDFRNKVLDVDGMKVKLSGTQLARSVSAVSLTPTTVTHMHCCCSMMSPTRPPSTTSRPGWLRSRSTPSTTWCSCCSATSSSVWPKTQHQYQEDGTAPPPPTHNQAGRERIAGLFGTPTLSRTRGNLGG, from the exons ATGTCCAGGAAGAAGACCCCCAAAGGCAAGGGGGCCAGCGCTCCCGCTGCCTCCGCGCTGCCCGCAGCCAATGGGCCCCGGCCGGCTCTCCCCGGGACTGCGCGCCCCGGCCCCGGAACGCCGCACAACGCGCCCCCGCAGCCCGGCCGGCCCCCAGTTGGCAGCGGCGGCGACTTCTACGACGTCGCCTTCAAG CTGTCAGACCCAGGTTCAGGATGCCCAGCGTCTGGCaaggcctgcccctggcccctgcccccagctggcAGGACCAACAAGGGGTCCCGT GTCATGCTGGTGGGGGACTCAGGAGTGGGGAAGACCTGCCTGCTTGTGCGCTTCAAGGATGGGGCTTTCCTGGCAGGGACCTTCATCTCCACCGTGGGCATCGACTTCAGG AACAAAGTTCTGGACGTGGATGGCATGAAGGTGAAGCT ATCTGGGACACAGCTGGCCAGGAGCGTTTCCGCAGTGTCACTCACGCCTACTACCGTGACGCACATG cactGCTGCTGCTCTATGATGTCACCAACAAGGCCTCCTTCGACAACATCCAG GCCTGGCTGGCTGAGATCCAGGAGTACGCCCAGCACGACGTGGTGCTCATGCTGCTCGGCAACAAG TTCCTCAGTATGGCCCAAGACCCAACATCAGTACCAAGAAGATGGCACTGCCCCTCCTCCACCAACACACAACCAAGCTGGCAGAGAAAGAATCGCAGGGCTGTTTGGAACCCCAACACTGTCGAGGACACGCGGGAACCTAGGTGGTTAA